A window of Streptomyces sp. NBC_01224 genomic DNA:
GACGGCCGTGCTGATCGAGACCCTGGTCGCCCTCGGCGCCGAGGTCCGCTGGGCCTCCTGCAACATCTTCTCCACCCAGGACCACGCCGCCGCGGCCATTGCCGTCGGCCCGAACGGCACCCCGGACGCCCCGGCGGGCGTCCCGGTCTTCGCCTGGAAGGGCGAGACGCTGGAGGAGTACTGGTGGTGCACGGAGCAGGCCCTGACCTGGCCGAACACCCCCACCGGCGGCCCGAACATGATCCTCGACGACGGTGGTGACGCCACCCTCCTCGTCCACAAGGGCGTCGAGTTCGAGAAGGCCGGTGCGGCCCCGGACCCGTCGACCGCGGACAGCGAGGAGTACGCCCACATCCTCACCCTGCTGAACCGCACCCTCGGCGAGTCCCCGCAGAAGTGGACCCAGCTGGCGTCCGAGATCCGCGGTGTCACCGAGGAGACCACGACCGGTGTGCACCGGCTGTACGAGATGCACCGCGACGGCACCCTCCTCTTCCCGGCGATCAACGTCAACGACGCGGTCACCAAGTCCAAGTTCGACAACAAGTACGGCTGCCGCCACTCGCTGATCGACGGCATCAACCGCGCCACCGACGTCCTGATCGGCGGCAAGACCGCCGTCGTCTGCGGCTACGGCGACGTGGGCAAGGGCTGCGCGGAGTCCCTGCGCGGCCAGGGCGCCCGGGTCATCGTCACGGAGATCGACCCGATCTGCGCCCTGCAGGCGGCGATGGACGGCTACCAGGTCGCCACCCTCGACGACGTCGTCGGCCAGGCCGACATCTTCGTCACCACGACGGGCAACAAGGACATCATCATGGCCGCCGACATGGCCAAGATGAAGCACCAGGCCATCGTCGGGAACATCGGCCACTTCGACAACGAGATCGACATGGCCGGCCTGGCGCAGGTCGACGGCATCGTCAAGGACGAGGTCAAGCCGCAGGTCCACACCTGGACGTTCCCCGACGGCAAGGTCCTCATCGTCCTGTCCGAGGGCCGCCTGCTGAACCTGGGCAACGCCACCGGCCACCCCTCGTTCGTGATGTCCAACTCGTTCGCGGACCAGACCCTGGCCCAGATCGAGCTGTTCACCAAGCCCGAGGAATACCCGACCGACGTCTACGTGCTTCCCAAGCACCTGGACGAGAAGGTCGCCCGCCTCCACCTCGACGCGCTCGGCGTGAAGCTCACGACGCTCCGCCCCGAGCAGGCCGCCTACATCGGCGTCGAGGTCGAAGGCCCGTACAAGCCCGACCACTACCGCTACTGATCCCGCCCGCCAGTGACCGCGCACGTCACCACCGGTCAGTGACGACCGGCCGCTGACAGACGGAACAGCCTCAGCAGCAGCTACGAGCGCAGGCCCCCGCACCCCCGTGTCGGGGGCCTGCCCCGTACCGCACCCGCTCAGCCCGAGGAACCTCGAAGGACCCCATGCCCCGCGGCCGATATTCGCTCCATGATCTTCACGATCACACCCTCCTCGGCGAAGAACACTTCCAGTGCGCCCCCGGCCCCTCCGGCTGGCGCTACGTCTCCCAGACCACCGCCCCTTCCGGCGATCACCTCGGCTCCGTCGACCTCACCCTCGACGAACTGGGCCGCCCCATCCGGCTCGAACTCCGCGCTGCGAGCTGGCAGGTCCGCGGCGCCGCCCTCGAAGGCGTCACCTGGGTCCGTACCGACCCGACCGGCACTCATGCCACTGAAGGCAATGTGCGCGCCCACGCCTTCACCGGCACATCCCCCGCATTCCTCATCGCGACCTCACGACTGCTGCGCCTCACCCCCGATTCCCCCGCGACCCGCGTCCGCCTGGTCGCCTTCACGGACCCGGTCCTCGCTCCCCGCACCGTCGACCAGTCCTGGGCCCTGGTCAACAGTGAAGCGCACGCCACTGACAACGGCCCTCTGACGGTGGACGAATACCAGGTCAGCGCCCTGGACACCGGCGAGCAGCACACCATTCACATCGCCGGCGACGTGGTCCTGTCGGCCCCCGGGATCGAGCTCGAAGACCTGGAGTCCCCGCCCTCGCCTCGCTAGGCAGGCGGCGCGAACCCCGTTGCAGCGGGTGCTGTTCCGCCCTCCTCCACTGCCGGGGCCACGGGAACACCCGCCGCCGCACCTCCCGTGGACGGCCCGGACCCCACCGGCACGGAAGCAATGGCCCCACCCGCCTGTACTCCGCTCCCTGTCTGCGCAGCGACGAACACCCGCCGCGCATCCCGCGCCTGCCGCTCGTTCACCACCGCCGCCAGATACGCCCCGGCGGGTACCCCCTCGGGCACCGGAACCCCGGTCTTCGTCGCCAGCTCCACAGCCAGTCGCTCCGCCATCGACCGGCCCACCTGCGCGTCGAGCTGATGCATCCGCGTCAGGTACTGGCGTATTGCCAGCCACAGACCGTCCGGCACCGCTGACAGATCCAGCCCCGCGAACCGCCCGACCAGCCACGGCGGTGGAGGTGGCACAGCAGCAACTCGTCCCGCCGACACCCGCTCCCGTACAACAAGCGTCCCCGCGAACACGTCCCCGAGCCGTCGCCCCCGCGCCGACACCAGCGAGGCGATACAGGCGACAACCCCGAGCGTCATCAGAATCTCGACGACCCCCATGGCCCCGCGCACCAGCGCATGCCGAAACCGGATCGGCCCCCCGTCGTCCCGGACCACCCGCAGCCCGCACGCCAGTTTCCCCAGCGAACGCCCATGGCTGAGCGTCTCCACCGCGATCGGCCCGCCCACCAGCACCAGCAGAAAGGACGCGACGGATACGGCCGCAAGTGCCGCCTCATCCAGCGTCGCCGTCGCGATGGCCAACCCGATCGACACCAGAACGAACGCCGCCCCCACCACGGCAACATCGATGGCCAGCGCCAGCGCTCGGCTGGGCAATTTCGCCGGACGCAACCCCAGCACGACCGCGTCCCCGGTCACAAGCTCACTCATCGCCGCCCCATCCTTCGCCGATCTTCCCTGCCCCTCGGGACCTCAGTCTGCCAAGCTGACCCGCAGCGCGCCGCCGTAGTACGAACCCGTACGCACCTATGCCTGGAGCAGCAGCCGACCATGGACCTCGACGTCTTCGTGACCGCCCACCGCACCGAGTGGGACCGCCTGGACCATCTCCTGCACCGCGGGCGCCGACTCACCGGCGCGGAAGCCGACGAACTCGTCGACCTCTACCAGCGCACGGCCACCCATCTCTCCCTACTCCAGTCCGGCGCCCCGGACCCGATGCTCACCGCGCGCCTCACTCAGCTCGTGGCCCGAGCCCGATCCACGGTCACAGGCACCCGCCGAGCCTCCTGGCGAGACGCCACCAGCTTCCTGACGGCCGGCTTCCCCGCCGCCGTCTACCGGTCCAGGCACTGGTGGATACCCACGGCCGTCCTCTCCACGCTGCTGGCCGCAGTCATCGGCTGGTGGATCGGCACGCATCCGGAAGTCCAGTCGGCCATCGCGGCTCCGGACGACCTCCGCCGCCTGACCAGCCCGGGCGGGGAGTACGAGACCTACTACTCCAGCCACCCGGCCGCATCGTTCGCCGCCCAGGTATGGACGAACAACGCCCAGGCCGCAGCCATGTGCCTGGTCCTGGGAGCGTTCCTCGGCATCCCGGTGATCTGGATCCTCTTCGTCAACGTGCTCAACCTTGGCGTCGGCCTCGGCCTGATGTCCTCAGCCGGCCGGCTCGACACCTTCCTGGGGCTGGTTCTCCCACACGGCCTGCTCGAACTCACTGCCGTCTTTGTCGCAGCGGGTACGGGCCTGCGCCTGGGCTGGACGGTCATCGACCCGGGCCCGCGCACCCGCCGCTCAGCCCTCGCCCAACAGGGCCGGGCCGCGATCGGCATGGCCATCGGCCTCGCACTGGTCCTGTTCGTCTCGGGCGTCATCGAAGGCTTCGTCACCCCCTCCGATCTCCCGACCTGGGGGCGCATCACCATCGGCATTGCGGCCGAGCTGGCCTTCCTCGCGTACGTCTACATCCTGGGCGGCCGAGCAGCGCGAGCAGGAGACGGGGGCGACGTCGATGCCACGGAGCGCAGCGCCGAGCTCCCGGTCGCTGCCTGATGTGCGTACGCCCCCGCTGACCTGCTAGTCTCCTCTTCGCCCCAAAAGACCGTTGACATGGTCCGCCAGGGGAGGTAGATTTTAACGGTTGCGTCGGACTGGACAGGTCCGATCCCAACGGTTAGCATCTTCCTCGCTCTCACCGGAAATTGAATTTCCGCAGAGCCATTGATTCTCTTACTTCCGAATCAGGTAGCCGATGAAATCGGCTGAATGCTTCTGATAAAGTCGAGTCAGCCGAAAGGCGAAGGCCACTCCAACGGCCATCGGAATTCAAATTCGGACCGGAAATGGAACGGAAAAGAATCTGGTAAGGTTGGAACCGCCGGAAAGGGAAACGCGAAAGCGAAGAACTGGAAAGCGAAACCCGCTTCGACCGGGAATCGGACACGAAAGAGTCTGATAGAGTCGGAAACGCAAGACCGAAGGGAAAGCCCGGAGGAAAGCCCGAGAGGGTGAGTACAAAGGAAGCGTCCGTTCCTTGAGAACTCAACAGCGTGCCAAAAGTCAACGCCAGATATGTTGATACCCCGGCCTGTTTCGGCAGGTTGGTGGTTCCTTTGAAAGTCCTGCCGGGCCTCACGGTTCCGGTAGGCAATTTACACAGCGAGGACGCTGTGAACGATCGGTCTTATTCCGGCCGATCGTTCCGCTCTCGTGATGTGTGTCCCGATTACGGGAAAACATTCACGGAGAGTTTGATCCTGGCTCAGGACGAACGCTGGCGGCGTGCTTAACACATGCAAGTCGAACGATGAAGCCCTTCGGGGTGGATTAGTGGCGAACGGGTGAGTAACACGTGGGCAATCTGCCCTTCACTCTGGGACAAGCCCTGGAAACGGGGTCTAATACCGGATAACACTCTGTCCCGCATGGGACGGGGTTGAAAGCTCCGGCGGTGAAGGATGAGCCCGCGGCCTATCAGCTTGTTGGTGGGGTGATGGCCTACCAAGGCGACGACGGGTAGCCGGCCTGAGAGGGCGACCGGCCACACTGGGACTGAGACACGGCCCAGACTCCTACGGGAGGCAGCAGTGGGGAATATTGCACAATGGGCGAAAGCCTGATGCAGCGACGCCGCGTGAGGGATGACGGCCTTCGGGTTGTAAACCTCTTTCAGCAGGGAAGAAGCGAAAGTGACGGTACCTGCAGAAGAAGCGCCGGCTAACTACGTGCCAGCAGCCGCGGTAATACGTAGGGCGCAAGCGTTGTCCGGAATTATTGGGCGTAAAGAGCTCGTAGGCGGCTTGTTGCGTCGGTTGTGAAAGCCCGGGGCTTAACCCCGGGTCTGCAGTCGATACGGGCAGGCTAGAGTGTGGTAGGGGAGATCGGAATTCCTGGTGTAGCGGTGAAATGCGCAGATATCAGGAGGAACACCGGTGGCGAAGGCGGATCTCTGGGCCATTACTGACGCTGAGGAGCGAAAGCGTGGGGAGCGAACAGGATTAGATACCCTGGTAGTCCACGCCGTAAACGTTGGGAACTAGGTGTTGGCGACATTCCACGTCGTCGGTGCCGCAGCTAACGCATTAAGTTCCCCGCCTGGGGAGTACGGCCGCAAGGCTAAAACTCAAAGGAATTGACGGGGGCCCGCACAAGCAGCGGAGCATGTGGCTTAATTCGACGCAACGCGAAGAACCTTACCAAGGCTTGACATACACCGGAAAGCATCAGAGATGGTGCCCCCCTTGTGGTCGGTGTACAGGTGGTGCATGGCTGTCGTCAGCTCGTGTCGTGAGATGTTGGGTTAAGTCCCGCAACGAGCGCAACCCTTGTTCTGTGTTGCCAGCATGCCCTTCGGGGTGATGGGGACTCACAGGAGACTGCCGGGGTCAACTCGGAGGAAGGTGGGGACGACGTCAAGTCATCATGCCCCTTATGTCTTGGGCTGCACACGTGCTACAATGGCCGGTACAATGAGCTGCGATGCCGCGAGGCGGAGCGAATCTCAAAAAGCCGGTCTCAGTTCGGATTGGGGTCTGCAACTCGACCCCATGAAGTCGGAGTTGCTAGTAATCGCAGATCAGCATTGCTGCGGTGAATACGTTCCCGGGCCTTGTACACACCGCCCGTCACGTCACGAAAGTCGGTAACACCCGAAGCCGGTGGCCCAACCCCTTGTGGGAGGGAGCTGTCGAAGGTGGGACTGGCGATTGGGACGAAGTCGTAACAAGGTAGCCGTACCGGAAGGTGCGGCTGGATCACCTCCTTTCTAAGGAGCACTTCTTACCGGGCTTGCTCGGTCAGAGGCCACTACGTCGGCAAATGTTCGGCGGTGGTTGCTCATGGGTGGAACGTTGACTATTCAGTACCTGGTGGTTCAACCGGGTCGTAAGTACTGCTCCTCGGAGCGTGGAAAACGAACCGGATGAATTTCGGGTACTGGGCGCGCTGTTGGGTGTCTGAAGGTATGGCCGCAAGGTTGCCTTCAGTTGCCGGTCCCAGTGAACTCGCCTTTCGGGGTGGGGTGATGGGTGGCTGGTCGTTGTTTGAGAACTGCACAGTGGACGCGAGCATCTGTGGCCAAGTTTTTAAGGGCGCACGGTGGATGCCTTGGCACCAGGAACCGATGAAGGACGTGGGAGGCCACGATAGGCCCCGGGGAGCTGTCAACCGAGCTTTGATCCGGGGGTGTCCGAATGGGGAAACCCGGCAGTCGTCATGGGCTGTCACCCGCTGCTGAACACATAGGCAGTGTGGAGGGAACGAGGGGAAGTGAAACATCTCAGTACCCTCAGGAAGAGAAAACAACCGTGATTCCGGGAGTAGTGGCGAGCGAAACTGGATGAGGCCAAACCGTATGCGTGTGATACCCGGCAGGGGTTGCGCATGCGGGGTTGTGGGATCTCTCTTTCACGGTCTGCCGGCTGTGAGACGAGTCAGAAACCGTTGATGTAGGCGAAGGACATGCGAAAGGTCCGGCGTAGAGGGTAAGACCCCCGTAGCTGAAACATTAACGGCTCGTTTGAGAGACACCCAAGTAGCACGGGGCCCGAGAAATCCCGTGTGAATCTGGCGGGACCACCCGCTAAGCCTAAATATTCCCTGGTGACCGATAGCGGATAGTACCGTGAGGGAATGGTGAAAAGTACCGCGGGAGCGGAGTGAAATAGTACCTGAAACCGTGTGCCTACAAGCCGTGGGAGCGTCGCTGTATGTGCTTGCACATGCAGTCGTGACTGCGTGCCTTTTGAAGAATGAGCCTGCGAGTTTGCGGTGTGTTGCGAGGTTAACCCGTGTGGGGAAGCCGTAGCGAAAGCGAGTCCGAATAGGGCGTTTCAGTAGCACGCTCAAGACCCGAAGCGGAGTGATCTAGCCATGGGCAGGTTGAAGCGGAGGTAAGACTTCGTGGAGGACCGAACCCACCAGGGTTGAAAACCTGGGGGATGACCTGTGGTTAGGGGTGAAAGGCCAATCAAACTCCGTGATAGCTGGTTCTCCCCGAAATGCATTTAGGTGCAGCGTCGTGTGTTTCTTGCCGGAGGTAGAGCACTGGATAGGCGATGGGCCCTACCGGGTTACTGACCTTAGCCAAACTCCGAATGCCGGTAAGTGAGAGCACGGCAGTGAGACTGTGGGGGATAAGCTCCATGGTCGAGAGGGAAACAGCCCAGAGCATCGACTAAGGCCCCTAAGCGTACGCTAAGTGGGAAAGGATGTGGAGTCGCAGAGACAACCAGGAGGTTGGCTTAGAAGCAGCCACCCTTGAAAGAGTGCGTAATAGCTCACTGGTCAAGTGATTCCGCGCCGACAATGTAGCGGGGCTCAAGCGTACCGCCGAAGTCGTGTCATTCATACATTAAGGGCTAACGCCTGTGTGGATGGGTAGGGGAGCGTCGTGTGCCGGGTGAAGCAGCCGCGGAAGCGAGTTGTGGACGGTTCACGAGTGAGAATGCAGGCATGAGTAGCGATACACACGTGAGAAACGTGTGCGCCGATTGACTAAGGGTTCCTGGGTCAAGCTGATCTGCCCAGGGTAAGTCGGGACCTAAGGCGAGGCCGACAGGCGTAGTCGATGGACAACCGGTTGATATTCCGGTACCCGCTTTGAAACGCCCAATACTGAATCAGGCGATGCTAAGTCCGTGAAGCCGGCCCGATCTCTTCGGAGTTGAGGGTAGTGGTGGAGCCGACGAACCAGACTTGTACTAGGTAAGCGATGGGGTGACGCAGGAAGGTAGTCCAGCCCGGGCGGTGGTAGTCCCGGGGTAAGGGTGTAGGCCGTGTGGTAGGTAAATCCGTCACACGTTAAGGCTGAGACCTGATGCCGAGCCGATTGTGGTGAAGTGGATGATCCTATGCTGTCGAGAAAAGCCTCTAGCGAGTTTCATGGCGGCCCGTACCCTAAACCGACTCAGGTGGTCAGGTAGAGAATACCGAGGCGTTCGGGTGAACTATGGTTAAGGAACTCGGCAAAATGCCCCCGTAACTTCGGGAGAAGGGGGGCCATCACTGGTGATCCGATTTACTCGGTGAGCTGGGGGTGGCCGCAGAGACCAGCGAGAAGCGACTGTTTACTAAAAACACAGGTCCGTGCGAAGCCGTAAGGCGATGTATACGGACTGACGCCTGCCCGGTGCTGGAACGTTAAGGGGACCGGTTAGCTGACTTTCGGGTCGGCGAAGCTGAGAACTTAAGCGCCAGTAAACGGCGGTGGTAACTATAACCATCCTAAGGTAGCGAAATTCCTTGTCGGGTAAGTTCCGACCTGCACGAATGGCGTAACGACTTCTCGACTGTCTCAACCATAGGCCCGGTGAAATTGCACTACGAGTAAAGATGCTCGTTTCGCGCAGCAGGACGGAAAGACCCCGGGACCTTTACTACAGTTTGATATTGGTGTTCGGTTCGGCTTGTGTAGGATAGGTGGGAGACTTTGAAGCAGCCACGCCAGTGGTTGTGGAGTCGCCGTTGAAATACCACTCTGGTCGTGCTGGATGTCTAACCTGGGTCCGTGATCCGGATCAGGGACAGTGTCTGATGGGTAGTTTAACTGGGGCGGTTGCCTCCTAAAGAGTAACGGAGGCGCCCAAAGGTTCCCTCAGCCTGGTTGGCAATCAGGTGTTGAGTGTAAGTGCACAAGGGAGCTTGACTGTGAGACCGACGGGTCGAGCAGGGACGAAAGTCGGGACTAGTGATCCGGCAGTGGCTTGTGGAAGCGCTGTCGCTCAACGGATAAAAGGTACCCCGGGGATAACAGGCTGATCTTCCCCAAGAGTCCATATCGACGGGATGGTTTGGCACCTCGATGTCGGCTCGTCGCATCCTGGGGCTGGAGTCGGTCCCAAGGGTTGGGCTGTTCGCCCATTAAAGCGGTACGCGAGCTGGGTTTAGAACGTCGTGAGACAGTTCGGTCCCTATCCGCTGTGCGCGTAGGAATATTGAGAAGGGCTGTCCCTAGTACGAGAGGACCGGGACGGACGAACCTCTGGTGTGCCAGTTGTCCTGCCAAGGGCATGGCTGGTTGGCTACGTTCGGAAAGGATAACCGCTGAAAGCATCTAAGCGGGAAGCCTGCTTCGAGATGAGTATTCCCACCAACTTGATTGGTTAAGGCTCCCAGTAGACGACTGGGTTGATAGGCCAGATGTGGAAGCCCGGTAACGGGTGGAGCTGACTGGTACTAATAGGCCGAGGGCTTGTCCTCAGTTGCTCGCGTCCACTGTGTTAGTTCTGAAATAACGAACGGCCGTGTTGTGTTCCGGTGTTGGTTAATTTCATAGTGTTTCGGTGGTCATTGCGTTAGGGAAACGCCCGGTTACATTCCGAACCCGGAAGCTAAGCCTTTCAGCGCCGATGGTACTGCAGGGGGGACCCTGTGGGAGAGTAGGACGCCGCCGAACTCCTTTTACGGGAAAGCCCCGCACCTCTGGTGCGGGGCTTTTCTGCGTTCACGGTGCGCCGGGAGGGCCCTTTCCCGATGAGTGAATTCTTTGACGCGAGCGGTCGGTCAGAGGCGACCCGCTCCCTTGAGAGCCAGGTAGGCGTCGGCGAGAGCCGGGGCGAGGTTGTCCGGGGTGGCATCGACGACCACCGCGCCGTGGCGCTGGAGCTGCTCTGAGGTGCGGAGTCGCCGTGCTTGGGCCTGCGCGCCGGCTGCGGCCTCGTAGATCGCGTCCACGGTGCCCTTGGCTTCTGCCATCTGTTCGATGTGCGGGTCGGCCACTGAAGCCACCAGCACCGTGTGGCGCTGGGTCAGTCGGCGGAGGACAGGGAGCAGGCCCTCTTCTACGGGCGCCGCGTCCAGACCGGTGAGGAGCACGATCAAGGAGCGACGAGGAGCGTTGGCAAGAACGGCAGCGCTGAGTCCCCGGGCATCCGTTTCCACGAGAGCGGGTTCGACCGGCGCCAGCGCATTCACCATGGCCGACAGGACTTCTCCCGCGGACCTGCCCTGGACCTGAGCGCGGATGCGGCGGTC
This region includes:
- a CDS encoding stage II sporulation protein M, translating into MDLDVFVTAHRTEWDRLDHLLHRGRRLTGAEADELVDLYQRTATHLSLLQSGAPDPMLTARLTQLVARARSTVTGTRRASWRDATSFLTAGFPAAVYRSRHWWIPTAVLSTLLAAVIGWWIGTHPEVQSAIAAPDDLRRLTSPGGEYETYYSSHPAASFAAQVWTNNAQAAAMCLVLGAFLGIPVIWILFVNVLNLGVGLGLMSSAGRLDTFLGLVLPHGLLELTAVFVAAGTGLRLGWTVIDPGPRTRRSALAQQGRAAIGMAIGLALVLFVSGVIEGFVTPSDLPTWGRITIGIAAELAFLAYVYILGGRAARAGDGGDVDATERSAELPVAA
- a CDS encoding RDD family protein, which produces MSELVTGDAVVLGLRPAKLPSRALALAIDVAVVGAAFVLVSIGLAIATATLDEAALAAVSVASFLLVLVGGPIAVETLSHGRSLGKLACGLRVVRDDGGPIRFRHALVRGAMGVVEILMTLGVVACIASLVSARGRRLGDVFAGTLVVRERVSAGRVAAVPPPPPWLVGRFAGLDLSAVPDGLWLAIRQYLTRMHQLDAQVGRSMAERLAVELATKTGVPVPEGVPAGAYLAAVVNERQARDARRVFVAAQTGSGVQAGGAIASVPVGSGPSTGGAAAGVPVAPAVEEGGTAPAATGFAPPA
- the ahcY gene encoding adenosylhomocysteinase produces the protein MTTVANRQDFKVADLSLAVFGRKEITLAEHEMPGLMSIRKEYAATQPLAGARITGSLHMTVQTAVLIETLVALGAEVRWASCNIFSTQDHAAAAIAVGPNGTPDAPAGVPVFAWKGETLEEYWWCTEQALTWPNTPTGGPNMILDDGGDATLLVHKGVEFEKAGAAPDPSTADSEEYAHILTLLNRTLGESPQKWTQLASEIRGVTEETTTGVHRLYEMHRDGTLLFPAINVNDAVTKSKFDNKYGCRHSLIDGINRATDVLIGGKTAVVCGYGDVGKGCAESLRGQGARVIVTEIDPICALQAAMDGYQVATLDDVVGQADIFVTTTGNKDIIMAADMAKMKHQAIVGNIGHFDNEIDMAGLAQVDGIVKDEVKPQVHTWTFPDGKVLIVLSEGRLLNLGNATGHPSFVMSNSFADQTLAQIELFTKPEEYPTDVYVLPKHLDEKVARLHLDALGVKLTTLRPEQAAYIGVEVEGPYKPDHYRY